A genomic segment from Armatimonadota bacterium encodes:
- the rlmN gene encoding 23S rRNA (adenine(2503)-C(2))-methyltransferase RlmN: protein MATSLRAPVELKGLTVAELEAFAREQGEPAYRGRQLARWLYRGGVTSFAEMTDLPGRLRGLLAERAHLLTLSPEAAVSADGGDTVKYLIPLGDGGSVETVFMRYADGRRSVCLSTQVGCGMGCTFCATGLAGLTRNLSAAEIVEQVLLVQREQRTAVTNVVFMGMGEPLANYAATLRAVRILNAPWGLGIGMRHLTLSTVGLVPQIRALAGERLQLTLAVSLHAPDDELRSALVPVNRRWPIADLLEACRDYVRQTGRRVSFEYVLLEGVNDRPEQAAHLGRLLTAAARKAGGSPGRYWHVNLIPWNPVAGLPYRRPSRARVDAFAAALAAMDVPATIRLERGVEIAAACGQLQRTRGLPPAPPPQGGRSATGELSGEDAHQS, encoded by the coding sequence ATGGCCACCTCGCTTCGGGCGCCGGTCGAACTCAAGGGCCTGACGGTGGCGGAACTGGAAGCCTTCGCCCGCGAGCAGGGCGAGCCGGCCTACCGCGGCCGGCAGCTCGCCCGCTGGCTCTACCGGGGCGGGGTCACCTCCTTCGCCGAGATGACCGATCTGCCGGGCCGACTGCGCGGCCTTCTGGCGGAGCGGGCGCATCTGCTGACCCTGTCGCCGGAGGCGGCAGTGAGCGCCGACGGTGGCGACACCGTCAAGTACCTGATCCCGCTCGGCGACGGCGGCTCCGTGGAGACCGTGTTCATGCGCTACGCCGACGGCCGCCGCAGCGTGTGCCTCTCCACTCAGGTCGGCTGCGGGATGGGCTGCACCTTTTGCGCCACCGGCCTGGCCGGTCTGACGCGCAACCTGAGCGCTGCGGAGATCGTGGAGCAGGTGCTGCTGGTGCAGCGCGAGCAGCGGACGGCCGTGACCAACGTGGTCTTCATGGGGATGGGCGAACCCCTGGCCAACTACGCCGCCACCCTGCGCGCCGTGCGCATCCTCAACGCCCCCTGGGGTCTGGGCATCGGCATGCGGCACCTCACGCTCTCCACCGTGGGGCTGGTCCCCCAGATCCGGGCCCTGGCCGGCGAGCGACTCCAGCTGACCCTCGCCGTCTCGCTCCACGCCCCCGACGACGAGCTGCGCAGTGCGCTGGTGCCCGTCAACCGTCGCTGGCCGATCGCCGACCTCCTCGAGGCCTGCCGCGACTACGTGCGTCAGACCGGGCGACGGGTCTCCTTTGAGTACGTGCTGCTGGAGGGAGTCAACGACCGGCCCGAGCAGGCCGCGCATCTCGGCCGGCTGCTCACCGCCGCCGCCCGGAAGGCCGGAGGGAGTCCGGGGCGGTACTGGCACGTGAACCTGATCCCCTGGAACCCCGTCGCCGGCCTGCCGTACCGCCGGCCGTCCCGGGCGCGGGTCGACGCCTTCGCCGCCGCGCTGGCCGCCATGGATGTCCCGGCGACGATCCGCCTGGAACGCGGCGTGGAGATCGCCGCGGCCTGCGGACAGCTCCAGCGGACGCGCGGGTTGCCGCCGGCCCCCCCGCCGCAGGGCGGACGCTCGGCGACCGGCGAACTCTCCGGTGAGGACGCGCATCAATCATGA